The Leptospirales bacterium genome has a window encoding:
- a CDS encoding VWA domain-containing protein: MSAVSRLRIWLRLALLSAAGLALSAISPLQAAPARIEALRIENYPAVQLQFYVELDSSEDEITPPVFRVLESRRGQEYTVAEALTPERSEAEALHLALVIDATRSVSPSAFRRLRKFGEALLDSLGPQDRAALYVIDAHPRELRAFSRDHNSLRSALQSLQRTGRRTRIYDALYLAMRACARQDAPAGQVRSAVVVLTDAREEDSLLSDRDSSDLNALRGPLDLAVYSYLFASKPAAPRGLERLALRTGGAVVASPVGSSAGSELRRMRRLSVVRYLARYQSPTAALFPGDSIAVRIVAPGGEESATQYSAPFAFWLRSVSPLAVALLIGLACLVIGLSLLALLLLIQRRNARNQASTSVVDAADREAKPGEVSASSSPQPSPMPGSPGPLPLAAAPAPHPLPDDELGAYLVSAEQRAESGMPMSDESIERAVHPQAREIAGALLDDDRKLYLREYAYRLTQSAWREAGEYKRARLEMQAQGGMAARDYDLFLEATVLGSGRWSHIPLRDASASPVHARIKRHDGRYIIYDLLSASGVLINGRKLLRPRGLVDGDELRLGRSRFVFRGEN, encoded by the coding sequence ATGTCTGCTGTATCGCGACTCCGTATCTGGTTGCGCCTCGCGCTACTGAGCGCGGCAGGCCTCGCTCTCTCTGCAATCAGCCCGTTGCAGGCGGCGCCGGCGCGCATCGAGGCGCTACGCATTGAAAACTATCCAGCGGTGCAGCTCCAATTTTATGTGGAACTGGATTCATCGGAGGACGAAATAACGCCGCCTGTTTTCCGTGTTCTGGAAAGTCGTCGAGGACAGGAATACACTGTCGCGGAGGCCTTGACGCCGGAGCGCAGCGAGGCTGAAGCGCTTCATCTGGCGCTGGTAATAGATGCAACGCGATCCGTTTCGCCCTCTGCTTTTCGTCGTCTGCGAAAGTTCGGCGAGGCCTTGCTCGATTCGTTAGGCCCACAAGACCGCGCTGCGCTTTACGTAATCGACGCGCACCCGCGTGAGTTGCGCGCTTTTTCTCGCGACCACAATAGCCTGCGCAGCGCGCTACAGTCCCTGCAAAGAACCGGCAGGAGAACCCGCATCTATGATGCCCTGTATCTGGCCATGCGCGCCTGCGCTCGACAGGACGCGCCTGCCGGACAGGTGCGTAGCGCCGTCGTCGTGCTGACCGACGCTCGCGAGGAGGACAGTCTGCTCAGCGATCGCGATTCTTCCGACTTGAATGCGCTGCGCGGACCGCTGGATCTTGCCGTTTACAGTTATCTCTTCGCCTCGAAGCCTGCGGCGCCGCGCGGACTGGAGCGACTGGCGCTGAGAACCGGCGGGGCCGTAGTTGCCTCTCCGGTTGGCAGTTCCGCTGGAAGCGAGCTTCGACGTATGCGGCGCCTCAGCGTTGTGCGCTACCTGGCGCGCTATCAAAGTCCAACCGCGGCGCTTTTCCCGGGCGATTCCATCGCCGTTCGGATCGTCGCCCCTGGCGGGGAAGAAAGCGCGACGCAGTACAGCGCCCCGTTTGCATTCTGGTTGCGCAGCGTATCGCCGCTGGCAGTCGCACTGTTGATTGGTCTGGCCTGCCTGGTGATTGGACTGAGCCTGCTGGCTCTACTGCTCTTGATCCAGCGTCGCAACGCTAGAAACCAAGCGTCAACGTCGGTCGTAGACGCGGCGGATCGCGAAGCGAAGCCAGGCGAAGTAAGCGCTTCATCTTCGCCGCAACCGTCGCCCATGCCGGGCAGTCCCGGTCCGCTTCCATTGGCGGCCGCGCCTGCGCCGCATCCGCTGCCGGACGATGAACTTGGCGCCTACCTGGTCAGCGCCGAACAGCGCGCGGAAAGCGGTATGCCAATGTCAGACGAATCGATCGAGCGCGCAGTGCATCCCCAGGCGCGAGAGATTGCCGGCGCGCTGCTGGATGATGACCGCAAGCTGTATCTGCGGGAGTACGCCTATCGTTTGACGCAGAGCGCATGGCGCGAAGCGGGCGAATACAAGCGCGCCCGGTTGGAAATGCAAGCGCAGGGCGGGATGGCGGCGCGCGACTACGACCTGTTTCTGGAGGCAACCGTGCTTGGTTCGGGGCGTTGGTCGCATATACCGCTGCGCGATGCCAGCGCCAGTCCAGTCCATGCTCGTATCAAGCGCCACGATGGCCGCTATATCATTTACGATCTGCTGAGCGCCAGCGGCGTTCTGATCAATGGACGCAAGTTGCTGCGCCCCCGCGGATTGGTCGACGGCGATGAACTGCGCCTCGGTCGAAGTCGATTTGTCTTTCGCGGCGAAAATTGA
- a CDS encoding alpha/beta fold hydrolase: MHFLSFQPSRLFRGRHVQTIGANLLARFRGYDPRRRGMINESALTPTLDDSGDCIWLDIHRFVGPADSHKPAALLVHGLEGDSDSVYIISVTERLLRAGFHVIRMNLRSCGRGGHFARRAYNASLTVDLLAAAEYVRRTISPHLAIVGFSLGANLTLKLMGEDRTERERQLRVFGGKARLRRRTPPADVFVAASPPLDLARSCEQLDEPPCRIYRDMFLREIKERARRRLFIDHPDLERELREIRTMFDFDHCFTAPAGGFRSAIDYYKAGSSLNYLSGIEAPGLVLHAEDDPMINMEGWHQADWDRRPHILAELTATGGHLGWIARRHPLLPDKRWMDYRIVEYLSAWRDALR; this comes from the coding sequence ATGCACTTCCTGTCTTTCCAGCCATCGCGCCTGTTTCGCGGCCGTCACGTGCAGACCATTGGCGCCAATCTGCTGGCGCGTTTTCGGGGCTACGATCCCCGGCGGCGCGGCATGATCAACGAGTCGGCGCTGACGCCCACGCTGGATGATAGCGGCGATTGCATCTGGCTGGACATCCATCGCTTCGTGGGCCCTGCCGACTCGCACAAGCCGGCGGCGCTGCTGGTTCATGGCCTGGAGGGCGATTCCGATTCCGTTTATATCATCAGCGTCACGGAGCGCCTGTTGCGCGCCGGCTTTCATGTGATTCGAATGAATCTGCGAAGTTGCGGACGCGGAGGGCATTTTGCAAGGCGCGCTTACAATGCTTCGCTAACGGTCGATCTGCTGGCTGCAGCCGAGTATGTTCGCCGGACTATCTCCCCGCACCTTGCCATCGTTGGCTTCTCCCTGGGCGCCAATCTGACGCTGAAACTGATGGGGGAAGACCGCACGGAACGAGAGCGCCAGCTGCGCGTTTTTGGCGGGAAGGCCCGGCTACGGCGTCGGACGCCGCCGGCGGATGTATTTGTGGCTGCCAGTCCGCCGCTCGACCTGGCCCGCTCCTGCGAGCAACTCGACGAGCCGCCCTGTCGAATCTATCGCGACATGTTCTTACGTGAAATCAAGGAACGCGCCCGTCGACGATTGTTCATTGATCATCCCGATCTGGAGCGTGAATTGCGCGAGATACGCACGATGTTCGACTTCGATCATTGCTTCACTGCGCCGGCCGGAGGTTTTCGCAGCGCCATCGACTACTACAAGGCCGGTTCATCGCTCAACTATCTATCGGGTATTGAAGCTCCGGGACTGGTGCTGCACGCCGAAGACGACCCGATGATCAACATGGAAGGCTGGCATCAGGCCGATTGGGACCGTCGACCGCACATCCTTGCCGAACTGACGGCAACCGGCGGCCACCTTGGATGGATCGCCCGGCGCCACCCGCTGCTGCCGGACAAGCGCTGGATGGATTACAGAATCGTTGAATACCTGAGCGCCTGGCGCGATGCCCTTCGCTGA
- a CDS encoding thiazole synthase, whose amino-acid sequence MAQSDPQPLVIAGRSFHSRLFVGTGKFASTAEMRAAIDGSATEMVTVALRRIDLSRPLEQQDLISAIDRSRIQLLPNTSGARNALEAVQLARLARELGGGNWIKLEVTPEPRYLLPDPVETLAATQELVKDGFVVLPYMHADPILALRLQDAGAATVMPLGSPIGSNQGIRTAESIRIIIEQARVPVVVDAGLGAPSHAAQAMEMGASAVLVNTALAIARDPATIAEAFAWAVLAGRSARLYGDLHSSERMPAAASASSPLTGFLGRPSQDNSGN is encoded by the coding sequence CTGGCCCAGAGCGATCCTCAGCCGCTGGTCATCGCCGGCCGTAGCTTTCATTCGCGGCTGTTTGTGGGCACTGGCAAGTTTGCCTCCACGGCAGAGATGCGCGCGGCGATTGATGGCAGCGCTACCGAGATGGTCACCGTTGCTTTGCGCCGCATCGACCTGAGTCGCCCGCTGGAGCAGCAAGACCTCATTTCGGCCATCGACCGCAGTCGCATTCAATTGCTGCCCAATACCTCGGGCGCACGCAATGCCTTGGAGGCTGTGCAGCTGGCGCGCCTGGCGCGGGAGTTGGGCGGAGGAAACTGGATCAAACTGGAGGTAACGCCAGAGCCGCGCTACCTGTTGCCGGACCCCGTGGAAACCCTTGCCGCGACGCAGGAGCTGGTAAAGGACGGCTTTGTTGTTCTGCCTTATATGCACGCCGATCCGATTCTTGCCCTTCGCCTGCAAGATGCCGGCGCGGCGACGGTCATGCCGCTGGGATCGCCGATTGGTTCCAATCAAGGAATACGCACCGCCGAAAGCATTCGCATTATCATCGAACAGGCGCGGGTGCCGGTCGTGGTAGATGCAGGACTTGGCGCACCGTCGCATGCCGCCCAGGCCATGGAAATGGGCGCCTCCGCGGTACTTGTCAACACTGCACTGGCAATTGCTCGCGATCCCGCAACGATTGCCGAGGCATTTGCCTGGGCGGTGCTTGCCGGTCGAAGCGCTCGGCTTTACGGCGATTTGCACAGCTCGGAGCGAATGCCGGCGGCGGCGTCGGCCTCCAGTCCGCTCACCGGTTTTCTGGGTCGTCCCTCGCAAGACAATTCAGGAAACTGA
- the thiH gene encoding 2-iminoacetate synthase ThiH has translation MSFLEEFQRWSFPGVQQRIASSNGARVEQALSRSAGQLDADDLIALLSPAADAALEQMARQAQATTRLRFGKTVLLYAPLYLSNICYSQCTYCGFSYGKDIRRLQLSPEQAEVEAGLLHAAGIRHILLLTGEAYRESSINYIGDCVERIARSFASVSVEVYPLKTEDYLSLRWRGLDGLAIYQETYDPRRYAAVHLKGIKARMEYRLECPDRAGEAGMRRIALGALLGLSDAASDVFFTALHARYLMQRFWQTQISISLPRLRPATGVDDVASIGDRDFARFLFALRLFLPDAGLTLSTREPAPLRDELCGIVATQISAGSQTSPGGYSDSGAARQFEIEDRRTVRQVADALAARNLDPVFTDWSPALK, from the coding sequence ATGAGCTTTCTCGAAGAATTTCAGCGGTGGTCTTTCCCTGGCGTCCAGCAGCGAATCGCTTCGAGCAATGGCGCCCGCGTTGAGCAGGCGTTATCACGCTCCGCGGGGCAGCTCGATGCGGACGACCTGATCGCCCTGTTATCTCCCGCTGCTGATGCGGCGCTGGAGCAAATGGCGCGACAGGCGCAGGCCACGACGCGTCTGCGTTTCGGTAAGACCGTACTGCTCTATGCGCCTCTGTATCTTTCGAACATTTGCTATTCGCAATGTACCTACTGCGGATTCAGCTATGGCAAAGATATTCGTCGCTTGCAATTGAGTCCCGAACAAGCCGAAGTCGAAGCCGGACTGCTGCATGCCGCTGGGATTCGTCATATTCTGCTGCTCACCGGCGAGGCCTATCGCGAAAGTTCAATCAACTACATCGGCGACTGCGTGGAACGAATTGCCAGAAGTTTTGCATCGGTGAGCGTCGAAGTATATCCACTGAAAACGGAGGACTACCTGAGCCTGCGCTGGCGTGGACTGGACGGTTTGGCAATCTATCAGGAGACTTATGACCCCCGGCGCTATGCTGCAGTGCACCTGAAAGGAATTAAGGCGCGGATGGAGTATCGCCTGGAGTGTCCAGATCGCGCCGGCGAGGCCGGTATGCGCCGCATTGCCCTGGGCGCGCTGCTGGGTCTTTCTGATGCCGCCAGCGATGTATTTTTTACTGCGTTGCACGCCCGCTATCTGATGCAGCGCTTCTGGCAAACTCAAATTTCAATTTCGCTGCCTCGTCTGCGTCCGGCGACGGGCGTTGATGATGTAGCCTCAATCGGCGACCGCGACTTTGCCCGGTTTCTCTTTGCTTTGCGCCTCTTCTTGCCGGACGCGGGCCTGACTTTGTCGACTCGCGAACCGGCCCCATTGCGCGATGAACTGTGTGGAATTGTCGCCACACAGATAAGCGCAGGCTCGCAAACGTCGCCAGGCGGCTACTCCGACAGCGGCGCCGCCAGGCAATTCGAGATTGAAGATCGACGCACGGTGCGGCAGGTGGCCGACGCTCTGGCCGCTCGCAATCTTGACCCGGTCTTTACTGACTGGTCGCCGGCGTTGAAATAG